The following DNA comes from Hordeum vulgare subsp. vulgare chromosome 3H, MorexV3_pseudomolecules_assembly, whole genome shotgun sequence.
GcccggccccgccccgccccgccccggtgCGTCTGCCTGCCCCAACGGCAGCCACGTCCGTGCGGCGGTTGGGCGTTCAAAGCAGGGGGGagatcttctttcttctcctgcgCACGGATGCGACCCGAACCCAACCAACTTTGCTCCGTCTGCCCGAATTTTTTGGAGGCGTCCGCTTCGAGTTTTCTCCTCGGATGTACTACCTACTGTGCTGCCTGAAAGTTGCCTGCTTTTGTTGCATCCAACGTGCGCTCGAAAAAGTGCAGGGCTTTCTATGTTGCAAAGtagtaataaactgcatagggaagacGGTAAGGGCGCGTTTGGTTGCTTGCATGAGGCCAACCAGGCCCGCGCGGAAAGAAAACGGGCTGTTTGGTTGGCTGCATACGCTGTTGAGCCTGCATGGCACGATGTTTAAAGCACTTCTGCGCCTCGCTCTCTAGGAACGCTTGAATCGGTAGTTTCTCCAAAGCCAGGCCCGAGCAGTGcacgtgggcggcggcggctgcacgCTCGCGGCCACTCTCGAGAAGCCGCTCCGCTTCCCGAAGCGCCGGCAGTTATTAGCGTCACCGCCCCTCAccgctccctctcccccactctcCCAACTCTCAACGGCGACGGCGGAtcgaaggagaacaagaagaacaccGGACTCCATCACTGGCGAGCGGATCATCACCTGGCCCGCGGCAATGGCGATAAGCACTCTTCTGTTTGTCATGCACTACTTTTTCGCGTTCGATCCGGCGGTAGATTCGATCCACGGCGGAGAGGGAAATGGGGAATAGAGGTAGATAAGCATGGCACTTCATACTAGTTCATATTAGTTCATACGAGTTCATACTAGTTCATGCAAGATCGAAATATAGGTAGATGCGGATGGAGTAGAAGGGGGACTGGGGGATTGGAGGTACAGAACAGACACTGGCTAAACTCGTCGTTGAGGCGTACAAAGCGGCGGGTCGAGTGGCTGGCCTTCATCTTATTGTCCATCGTCGTGCGGGGCAgcgagtcgtcgtcgtcatcggcgGAGTCGAGGTCAATCTGCCAGCTACGACGGTCTGCCTCCGGAGCCCTCACTGGCATCTGCACCGGTTCTTTCTCCTCCTTAGGCTCCCCACCGATGACCGCCGGCGGCACGATTGCCGTCTCCCAGTACACTGCGGCACGACGGTCATTAGGAGCCTAGTAGTTTTTGTACTTGGACCACCTCTTCCTCTGTTTAGCGTTGTCGGAGACGGCCTGATTCATGGCTCAGCGAATGATGTCGGAGGAAGGTTGATAGTGAGAGAAGAGAGGGGGTGGGTAAGTACTTGTGGTCAGGTTGAGTAACTATAGGCGTGATGGAGAGAAGGAAGAGTGACAGTCATGCCGTTTTAACTACATGCTCTTCAATGAGCCATGAACTCTGTATATGTCTGACTCCATGAATTGTGTGCAGATCGAGGAGAGCAATGAGATGGTCACGGAGGTGCTCCCAGGCGTTGACGAGAAGGGCAATGAGGCGGTTCATACAATACCCGAGGTGGTGCTGCCGCCCACCGCCGAGGAACAACCGAAGACGCCAATGGTTGGCGACGACGAGCGCATGGAGGATCCCCCCAGCAGCAAGCGCCGCAACTACGGCCACTACCATGAGGAGGGTGGCCCAACTCACTTGTGCAAGGTCATCCTTGCACCGAAGCTTGAGTGCATCCCCATGCCCCTGGACTTCACCAAGCACTTCGTCGCGGTGTCGACGGAGTTCAAGCTGAAGAACAACACCGGGTGCTCCTGGAAGGTGACGGCCAAGCTGATGAACGGCAGGGTGACCCTGGATCAGGGTTGGGCCACCTTCGCCGCCGTTCATCAGATCAATATCGGCTACATGGTGACGTTCAAGCTCCTGACTCCCGACACCCTCAAGGTCATCATCTTCGACGACGATGGCATTGAGGTGATCAACAAGTGCGGGAAGCATGACAAAAGCCTTCACCGCCAGGGACTAGGGCTGGGGCACCTCCTTCCTAAGTACTATCGAGTCTGCTTGAACTATGATTTATGCATTGAACTGTTTGAACTATCGTTGTGAACTATATTGTTAAGTAGTTGGATCTTTGTTTATGCTCTGCTCTGTTTATGATGTGTGGTACATGGTTGTGTCGAAATGTGCCGGTAACCTCTCCAACTAAAGAGATTACCACACATCAGGCGTTGCATACaatcaaacaccatgtcttggaTTTATCCACTAACATGTAGGCAACCAAACACCAGACAGTGTGGTTCAGCCCATGCAACCAAGAGGGCATGCAAGCAACCAAACAACTTACAGATGGTGCATTTGAGGCTGTTTTTGCTCAACCAGGCTGGGTTGAGAAGGTTATGCAATGCAGCTACTGTAGACTAAAGAACCAAACACGCCATAATAGACTGAAATGCATCTTGCTGACAAAACGGGGTTAAAAGAACCAGACAGCACCGGTGGGCACCCAGGCCAGGAAAGCTGGTTAAAGAGTATCAGAACACTTCCTAGCCCACTTGCTTCCACAGTCCATCTGTTAATTATTACACGAGCTAAACAAATTTTACTTGTGAAAATAACTCAAAGGGAGGTAGGTCGCACACAGGCTCTTCCTATCCAGTTGTTAAACTTTACAGGAGCAGAATAAAATTTACTTGGAGAAATAACTCGAGGGACGATGACAGGTTCTTCATCCAGCTGCTGTCGATCTTTTTGCAGGAGCGAGATAGAATTTACTCGGGGAGGGGAGATAACTCGAGGGACGATCATAGGTTCTACATCCAGCTGCTGTCGATCATTTTGCAGGACTAAGATAAAATCTACTTGGGAGGGGAGATAACTCAAGAGAAAGGGATGGTTTCTTCGGGTTCTTCAATCTTTGCACCACAGGAATGCCTCCTTTTCATCATTATAGCTCTGCTTCTGTACAGCGTTGGACTGGAGATCTTGACCATCCTTCTCCTCGGGGTCTTCAAAGCACTTGGTCTTCTCTTAGGCGGCGAGTTTCCAGCATGCCTGCCGTTCTTCACCGGAGTCGAGTTCCCAGCATGCCTGCCGTTCTTCACCGGAGTCGAGTCCCCAGCATGCCTGCCGTTCTTCACTGGAGTCGAGTTCCCAGCATGCCTGCCGTTCTTCACCGGAGTCGAGTTTCCAGCATGCCTGCTGTTCTTCAAGGGCGTCGAGTTTCCAGCATGCCTGTCATTCTTCACGGGCGTATTGTCAGTGCACGCTTCGTCTTCGTCTGCACAGAGATGG
Coding sequences within:
- the LOC123444575 gene encoding putative B3 domain-containing protein Os03g0621600, with translation MSDSMNCVQIEESNEMVTEVLPGVDEKGNEAVHTIPEVVLPPTAEEQPKTPMVGDDERMEDPPSSKRRNYGHYHEEGGPTHLCKVILAPKLECIPMPLDFTKHFVAVSTEFKLKNNTGCSWKVTAKLMNGRVTLDQGWATFAAVHQINIGYMVTFKLLTPDTLKVIIFDDDGIEVINKCGKHDKSLHRQGLGLGHLLPKYYRVCLNYDLCIELFELSL